A part of Desulfovibrio sp. Huiquan2017 genomic DNA contains:
- a CDS encoding ShlB/FhaC/HecB family hemolysin secretion/activation protein — MFKFLSICFSRLSGNASVAALLVCCVMSLAAPAWSVTPAEIEAANREAQRIQNEQQERMKQQLLKDSNRGKETTPQAVPEVPAPSLQKSGMCRDIQEIELTGVTLLPESVTKSLTAPYLNKCLYVEDIEKLLSEILKAYMDRGYIAVRPYVQAQDLTNGRLEILIVEGKVERLILKDGDKRSVNLSTAFPFVPGKPLNLRDIEQGLDQINRLQSNSATMEISPGAEAGASVVTITNTPSLPLFISGTLDNLGGLSTGRHQGAVTAGVDHPLFLNDYLNYTHRETLFEDARFRDSNSDSLYYSVPFGYYGVQLFYSNSSYRSPVKTSSRTLVARGTNETFRGELDWVAYRDQNQKLSTLVALNTKNSRNYLDGEFLKISSRKLATLDVDVNWFSRFSGFILNGGLGWSKGLMEFGALRDQGDAPTSSPRAQGAKFRYSAGVTVPFEVLTQDLVFSSQLFGQYALVPLYGSEQLTVGSFYTVRGFNRNSLSGDRALYVRNEISTSLPPLPYIGVTLRPYIGFDMGRIEQFKTTNDAELSGAALGIRFAGKYLSGELSAAKSIAVPTAIEREPVQFSAAITVSF; from the coding sequence ATGTTCAAGTTTCTCTCTATTTGTTTCAGCAGGTTGTCTGGAAATGCGTCTGTTGCGGCCCTGCTTGTCTGCTGCGTGATGTCGCTTGCCGCTCCGGCCTGGTCCGTTACTCCGGCCGAGATTGAGGCCGCCAACCGCGAGGCCCAGCGCATTCAGAACGAACAGCAGGAGCGCATGAAGCAGCAACTGCTTAAGGATTCCAATCGCGGGAAGGAAACGACGCCTCAGGCGGTACCGGAGGTCCCGGCTCCGAGCCTGCAAAAGAGCGGCATGTGCAGGGATATTCAGGAAATAGAGCTTACCGGGGTTACGCTTCTGCCGGAGAGCGTCACCAAGTCCTTGACGGCTCCCTACCTGAACAAATGCCTCTACGTGGAAGATATAGAGAAGCTCCTTAGTGAGATACTGAAGGCCTACATGGATCGCGGGTATATTGCCGTGCGGCCGTATGTGCAGGCGCAGGACCTGACCAATGGGCGGCTTGAGATCCTCATCGTCGAAGGCAAGGTCGAGCGGCTCATCCTCAAGGACGGCGACAAAAGGAGCGTGAATCTCTCCACGGCGTTTCCGTTTGTTCCGGGGAAGCCGCTCAATTTGAGGGATATCGAGCAGGGGTTGGATCAGATCAACCGTCTGCAATCCAACAGCGCCACCATGGAAATAAGCCCTGGAGCGGAAGCGGGCGCCAGCGTCGTCACCATCACCAACACCCCATCTCTGCCCCTGTTTATCTCTGGCACCCTGGACAATCTGGGCGGTCTTTCGACGGGTCGCCATCAGGGAGCCGTGACCGCAGGCGTGGACCATCCGCTATTCCTCAATGATTACCTGAACTATACGCACCGGGAAACGCTTTTCGAGGATGCGAGGTTCCGTGATTCCAATTCCGACAGCCTCTACTACTCCGTGCCGTTCGGCTATTACGGGGTCCAGCTTTTCTACAGCAACTCCAGCTACCGCTCTCCCGTAAAAACCAGCTCCAGGACCCTCGTCGCCAGAGGTACGAACGAGACCTTTCGGGGTGAACTGGATTGGGTCGCCTACCGCGATCAGAACCAGAAACTGTCCACGCTCGTCGCCCTTAATACCAAGAACTCAAGGAACTATCTCGATGGTGAGTTTTTGAAGATTTCAAGCCGCAAGCTGGCCACTCTGGATGTGGACGTCAATTGGTTTTCCCGCTTTTCCGGGTTCATCCTCAACGGCGGGCTGGGATGGAGCAAGGGACTCATGGAATTCGGCGCGCTCAGGGACCAAGGCGATGCGCCGACCTCCTCGCCGCGAGCTCAAGGAGCAAAATTCAGATATTCCGCCGGTGTGACCGTCCCTTTCGAGGTTCTGACCCAGGACCTTGTCTTCAGCAGCCAGCTTTTCGGGCAGTACGCGCTGGTGCCGTTGTATGGGTCGGAGCAATTGACGGTCGGTAGTTTCTACACCGTGCGCGGCTTCAACCGGAACAGCCTGTCAGGTGATCGCGCCCTGTACGTCCGCAACGAAATCTCCACGTCGTTGCCCCCGCTCCCGTACATCGGCGTCACGCTGAGGCCGTACATCGGCTTCGACATGGGCCGGATAGAACAATTCAAGACCACCAACGACGCCGAACTTTCGGGTGCGGCGCTCGGAATTCGTTTTGCCGGCAAATACCTGTCGGGCGAGTTGTCCGCTGCGAAGTCCATAGCCGTCCCGACCGCCATTGAGCGGGAACCGGTGCAATTCTCTGCGGCTATAACCGTGAGCTTTTAA